Proteins from a single region of Oryza brachyantha chromosome 6, ObraRS2, whole genome shotgun sequence:
- the LOC102715591 gene encoding LOW QUALITY PROTEIN: ABC transporter C family member 8-like (The sequence of the model RefSeq protein was modified relative to this genomic sequence to represent the inferred CDS: inserted 3 bases in 2 codons; deleted 2 bases in 1 codon; substituted 1 base at 1 genomic stop codon) → IAPLDASTVFTVLATLRVMSEPVRMLPEVMTMVIQYRVSLGRIGRFLAEDEINDGDVIRAPPSDDSRIINVQDGSFSWSGSAAELTLKNVHLSIRRGEKVAVCGPVGSGKSSLLFALLGEIPRTPGLVELYGTVAYVSQDSWIQSGAVRDNILFGRPYNKEQYDRAIRACALDKDMRSFGHGDLTEIGQRGLNMSGGQKQRIQLARAVYSDADVFLLDDPFNAVDAHTAAVLFYDCVMAALAEKTVVLVTHQVEFLTETDRIMVMEGGHVRQQGVYSELMESGTAFEKLVSAHQSSITELDSSSQQGQVQGQVVPDDHSKSQVALQDSDAEVSARGPSSSQLTQEEEKEIGGLGWKPYRDYIDVSKGAWPLSVMFITQLLFTSFQMMATFWLAVAVQMEVSSALLVGVYSGLSIFCCCFAYFRTLSAAKLGLKASKAFFTGLMDSVFKAPMSFFDSTPVGGILTRASSDLSILDFDIPYSIAYVVLGASEIITMYLPNSELMSXFKNXVATARELARINGTTKAPVMNYATESILGVVTIRAFEATDRFIHNNLQLIDTDATMFFHTVAAHEWVLIRVEALQCLTILTAALLLVLAPPGAVSPGFAGLSLSFALSLTTLQVFLTRFYSYMENYIISVERINQYMHLPSEPPAIEPENRPPSSWPQEGQIDLQDLKVKYRPNMPLVLKGITCTFAAGNKIGVVGRTGSGKSTLISSLFRLVDPAGGRILIDKLDICTIGLSDLRTKLSIIPQEPTLFRGTVRNNLDPLGLHSDEEIWEALERCQLQEAIRSTPALLDTVVSDDGSNWSVGQRQLFCLGRVLLRRNRILVLDEATASIDSATDXQRFIRQQFSSCTVVTIAHRVPTVTDSDKVMVLSYGELMEYEDKQSAFAKLVAEYWANPKRNIS, encoded by the exons atcgcgCCGCTCGACGCCAGCACGGTCTTCACCGTCCTCGCCACGCTCAGGGTCATGTCGGAGCCGGTGAGGATGCTGCCGGAGGTGATGACGATGGTGATCCAGTACAGGGTGTCGCTCGGCCGCATCGGGAGGTTCCTCGCCGAGGACGAGAtcaacgacggcgacgtgaTCAGAGCGCCGCCTTCAGATGATTCAAGAATCATCAACGTGCAAGATGGCAGCTTTAGCTGGAGTGGGAGCGCAGCTGAGCTGACGCTGAAGAATGTTCACCTCAGCATTCGGAGAGGGGAGAAGGTGGCAGTTTGTGGCCCAGTTGGATCAGGCAAATCATCACTCCTCTTTGCATTGCTTGGGGAGATACCTAGAACACCAGGATTG GTCGAGCTGTACGGCACAGTGGCGTACGTTTCGCAGGACTCCTGGATACAGAGCGGCGCCGTCCGTGACAACATACTCTTCGGGAGGCCATACAACAAGGAGCAGTATGACAGGGCGATCAGAGCCTGCGCTCTGGACAAGGACATGAGA AGCTTCGGCCATGGAGACCTCACCGAGATCGGGCAGCGAGGGCTCAACATGAGCGGCGGTCAGAAGCAGAGGATTCAGCTGGCGAGAGCGGTTTACAGCGACGCAGATGTGTTCCTCCTGGATGACCCCTTCAACGCCGTCGATGCACACACCGCCGCTGTTCTGTTCTAC GATTGTGTAATGGCAGCACTTGCAGAGAAGACTGTGGTCCTTGTGACTCACCAGGTTGAGTTCCTAACCGAGACCGATCGGATTATG GTCATGGAAGGTGGCCATGTCAGACAACAGGGGGTTTATTCAGAGCTAATGGAATCCGGGACAGCGTTTGAGAAGCTCGTCTCGGCTCACCAGTCATCGATCACAGAGCTGGATAGTTCAAGCCAGCAAGGCCAAGTCCAGGGGCAAGTTGTGCCTGATGATCACAGCAAATCGCAGGTTGCACTGCAGGACAGTGATGCTGAGGTGTCTGCAAGAGGCCCCTCTTCATCCCAGCTCACACAAGAGGAAGAGAAGGAGATTGGAGGCCTTGGTTGGAAGCCATACAGAGACTACATCGATGTGTCCAAGGGAGCTTGGCCCCTCTCTGTGATGTTCATTACTCAGCTGCTTTTCACATCGTTCCAGATGATGGCCACATTCTGGCTGGCTGTGGCTGTGCAGATGGAAGTCAGTAGTGCTCTTCTGGTAGGTGTGTATTCAGGGCTATCcatcttctgctgctgctttgcCTACTTCAGAACCCTCTCTGCAGCTAAGCTGGGGCTCAAGGCCTCCAAAGCATTCTTTACCGGTCTAATGGATTCTGTATTCAAGGCCCCTATGTCATTCTTTGACTCGACACCGGTTGGAGGAATCTTAACAAGG GCATCTTCAGATTTGAGCATCCTGGACTTTGACATACCTTACTCCATAGCTTACGTGGTTCTTGGTGCTAGTGAGATCATCACAATGTACCTTCCCAACTCAGAGCTGATGT GGTTTAAAAACTAGGTGGCCACAGCTAGAGAGCTAGCAAGAATCAATGGAACAACAAAGGCACCAGTCATGAACTATGCAACAGAATCAATCCTTGGTGTGGTGACCATCAGGGCTTTTGAAGCAACAGACAGGTTCATCCATAATAACCTGCAACTCATAGACACCGACGCGACAATGTTCTTCCACACGGTTGCTGCACATGAGTGGGTCCTAATAAGAGTAGAGGCACTGCAATGCCTGACAATACTAACAGCAGCACTGCTTCTTGTTTTGGCTCCTCCAGGAGCTGTCTCACCAG GCTTTGCGGGTCTGAGCCTCTCCTTTGCTTTGTCACTGACGACGCTTCAGGTTTTCCTGACAAGGTTCTATTCCTACATGGAAAACTACATCATTTCAGTTGAGAGAATAAATCAGTACATGCACCTTCCATCAGAGCCTCCAGCCATTGAACCAGAGAATAGGCCTCCAAGTTCATGGCCACAGGAGGGGCAAATCGACCTGCAAGATCTCAAG GTCAAATACCGGCCAAACATGCCCCTTGTCCTCAAAGGAATCACCTGCACATTTGCTGCTGGAAACAAAATTGGAGTTGTAGGGAGAACTGGGAGTGGGAAATCAACACTCATCAGCTCGTTGTTTCGTCTCGTTGATCCTGCAGGTGGGAGGATACTGATTGATAAGCTGGACATCTGCACTATTGGTCTCAGTGATCTAAGAACTAAACTGAGCATCATCCCCCAAGAACCTACACTTTTCAGAGGAACTGTGCGCAATAACCTGGACCCTCTTGGTCTGCATTCAGATGAAGAGATATGGGAG GCCTTGGAGAGATGTCAGCTACAGGAAGCTATTCGCAGCACACCTGCTCTTCTTGATACAGTAG TGAGCGATGATGGCAGCAACTGGAGCGTTGGTCAGCGCCAGCTCTTCTGTCTTGGCAGAGTTCTCCTCCGGAGGAACAGAATTCTTGTGCTGGATGAAGCAACGGCATCCATCGACTCTGCAACTGA GCAGAGGTTCAT